DNA from Thermomicrobium roseum DSM 5159:
GCACCTGCGCCGCGCAGGACTCGACCAGCCCGCCGCGACGACCCAGGATTTCCACCGTGCAGATCCGGCAGGAGCCCCAGGGTCGCAAGAGCGGTTGATAACAAAGGTTGGGCACTTCGATGCCGACCATCCGGCAGGCCTCCAGGATGGTCAGACCTTCCGGCACAGTGTATTGCTGTCCATCGATCGTGACGGTGACGAGGCGGCTTTCGGTGGTCGCGGTCATGCGACTGGCCCCTCTCGGATACAGGAGAACAGGCCGAACTCGGCCTCTTTCCGCTTCACCTGCCCTGATCTTACCACCGCAGGAGGCTGCTCCCCGGATCGCAGCAGCTCACCGGCCGGCGCTCGCTCTTCTCGGCGACGAGCACTGCTCCGACCGATCGAAGCAGTGCGGGGAAGGACGGATCGAGTCCACACACGCAGAGAGCCGAGTCGCTCCTCGCGCGACGGGGCTGCTCGACCGGGAGGACAACAGCGGCGGGCCGCCAGAATGCTATACTCGCGGCCGAGAGCGGGATGGAGGGACCGGTGGAATTCGAGACGGTCATCGGGCTGGAAGTCCACGCCCAGCTCTTGACCCGGTCGAAAATGTTCTGCGGGTGCTCAGCCGACTACGCTGGCGCACCACCGAACACGCATGTCTGCCCGGTGTGCCTTGGACTTCCCGGCTCCTTGCCGGTGATCAATCGACGCGCCGTCGAAATGACCGTGATGACCGGCCTCGCACTCGGTTGCCGCATCCCGCCCTACAGCAAGTTCGACCGCAAGAACTACATGTATCCCGATCTTCCCAAGGGCTACCAGATTTCGCAGTACGACCTACCGCTCTGTGTCGATGGCGCGTTGGAATTCCTGGTCGATGGCCAGCGCCGCCGCGTCCGCATTCGCCGCGTACACCTGGAAGAAGACACGGCACGCTTGGTCCATCGCACGGTCGCGGGCGAAAGCTACAGCCTCGTCGACATGAATCGCTCGGGTGTTCCGCTCATCGAGATCGTCACCGAACCGGATTTGCACTCTCCCGAAGAAGCTCGTCTGTTTTTGCAATCACTGCGCCAGGTTCTCCGCTACCTCGGTGTCTCGACCGGCAACATGGAAGAAGGGGCTTTTCGCTGCGACGCCAATATCTCGCAACGGACCGTGGATGGCCAGCAGCAATGGCCCAAGGCAGAGATCAAGAACTTGAACAGCTTCCGCTCGGTCGAGCGCGCGCTGGCGTACGAAGAACAGCGCCAGCGAGCAGCCATCCGCCGTGGCGAGCGCCTCGTCCAGGAGACACGGGGCTGGCTGGAGGACCAGGGAATCACGGTTACCCAGCGCGCGAAGGAGTATCCGGACGACTACCGCTACTTTCCCGAACCGGACCTCCCGCCGATCTTTCTCACCGAGGACGATCTGGCGCGTATCCGTGCGGCCATGCCGGAACTTCCGCTCGCTCGTTGGGAGCGGTTCCAGGTCGAATACGGGCTCGGCCCGCAGGAAGCGGCACTGCTGACCGAGGAACGCGCGGTCGCAGACTTCTTCGAAGCGTGCGTCGCCGGAGACCGCACGCTGGCACGCGAGGCCGCGAACTGGATCACTGGCGAGCTGTTCGCGTTGATGCGCGAGCGTGGCTGCGGTATCTCCGAGGTCGGGGTCCAACCACGCCAGTTGCGACAGCTCATCGAACTGGTTCAGCGCGGAACCATCAGTACGCTCACCGCCAAGGAACTGTTGGGGGCGGTCAGCGAGACCGGTACCGACCCGGAGGTGCTCGTCGCCGAGCGCGGGCTCGCCCAGGTGAGCGACGAAGCCCAGCTCCGCGCGATCGTCCAGCGCGTCCTCGCCGAAAATCCGAAAGCGGTCGCCGATTATCGCAAGGGGAAAACCGCGGCGATCGGCTTCTTGCTCGGCCAGGTCAATCGCGCGCTTGCCGGTCGCGCCAATCCGGCCGTGGCTCGTCGACTGCTGGAAGAGGCGCTCCAGCAACCGGTCGAGTGACCCCGCCTTGCCCTCTCAGCGCGGCGGTGAGCCGAGAACCGGCTCGCCTGCGCGCATGCGCAGGCATCATGATCGACTGTCGCGTCAGCGATGGGGGCAGAGGATGGTGATCACTACACCGGAGCATAGCTTGTACGCGATCGCTGTCGAGCAGTTCAACCAGGCAGCCGATCTCATCGGCTTGGAAGACGAACTCCGCCAGATTCTCAGCACGTGCAAGCGTGAACTGACCGTCAACTTCCCGGTCGAGATGGATGACGGATCGATCAAAGTCTTCACCGGCTATCGCGTCCATCACAATCTCGCCGCGGGACCGGCCAAGGGTGGCATCCGCTATCACCCGAACGTGACCCTCGACGAGGTCAAAGCGCTCGCCATGTGGATGACCTGGAAATGCGCGATCATGGGTCTCCCGTTCGGTGGCGGGAAAGGCGGGGTCCGCGTCGATCCCAAGCTCCTGTCCCCCGGCGAACTCCAGAATCTCACGCGCCGGTACACGACAGAAATCTCCATCCTGCTCGGACCACACCAGGATATTCCCGCGCCGGACGTCAACACCAACCCGCAAATCATGGCCTGGATCATGGACACCTACAGCATGCACCGTCACGGGGGCGTCAGCGTGCCCGCAGTCGTGACCGGCAAGCCGCCGATCCTCGGTGGCTCGGCCGGTCGTCTGGAGGCAACCGGCCGGGGCGTCGTCTTCGCGATCGAAGAAGCAGCGAAGACCTACGGAATCGACTTGACCCAAGCACGCGTCGTGATCCAGGGTTTCGGTAATGCCGGTTCGACCGCTGCCCGTTTGCTCGACGAGCTGGGGAGTCGGATCGTCGCAGTCTCCGATTCGCGCGGCGGCATTTACAACCCGAACGGACTCGATATCCCAGCGGTCTTCGCATTCAAGCAGCAGACCGGCTCAGTCATCGGCTACCCGGAAGCGGAGAGGGTCACGAATGAGGAGTTGCTCGAGCTCCCCTGCGACATCCTGATACCAGCTGCCTTGGAGGAGCAGATCACTGAACGGAACGCTGCGCGGATCCGCGCCCGGCTCATCGCTGAGGCCGCGAACGGACCGACCACGCCAGAAGCGGATCGGATCCTCTTCGATCGCGGCATCATCGTGCTGCCGGACATTTATGCCAATGCAGGGGGCGTGACCGTTTCGTATTTCGAGTGGGTCCAAGGGCTCCAGCACTTCTACTGGACCGAAGAGGAAGTGAACAGCCGCCTCCGCGCGATCATGACGCGCGCCTTCCAGGCGATCCATGCCACCGCTGAGCGCTACCATGTCCAGCTTCGCACGGCCGCGCTCGCACTCGCCGTC
Protein-coding regions in this window:
- the gatB gene encoding Asp-tRNA(Asn)/Glu-tRNA(Gln) amidotransferase subunit GatB; this encodes MEFETVIGLEVHAQLLTRSKMFCGCSADYAGAPPNTHVCPVCLGLPGSLPVINRRAVEMTVMTGLALGCRIPPYSKFDRKNYMYPDLPKGYQISQYDLPLCVDGALEFLVDGQRRRVRIRRVHLEEDTARLVHRTVAGESYSLVDMNRSGVPLIEIVTEPDLHSPEEARLFLQSLRQVLRYLGVSTGNMEEGAFRCDANISQRTVDGQQQWPKAEIKNLNSFRSVERALAYEEQRQRAAIRRGERLVQETRGWLEDQGITVTQRAKEYPDDYRYFPEPDLPPIFLTEDDLARIRAAMPELPLARWERFQVEYGLGPQEAALLTEERAVADFFEACVAGDRTLAREAANWITGELFALMRERGCGISEVGVQPRQLRQLIELVQRGTISTLTAKELLGAVSETGTDPEVLVAERGLAQVSDEAQLRAIVQRVLAENPKAVADYRKGKTAAIGFLLGQVNRALAGRANPAVARRLLEEALQQPVE
- a CDS encoding Glu/Leu/Phe/Val family dehydrogenase, with the protein product MVITTPEHSLYAIAVEQFNQAADLIGLEDELRQILSTCKRELTVNFPVEMDDGSIKVFTGYRVHHNLAAGPAKGGIRYHPNVTLDEVKALAMWMTWKCAIMGLPFGGGKGGVRVDPKLLSPGELQNLTRRYTTEISILLGPHQDIPAPDVNTNPQIMAWIMDTYSMHRHGGVSVPAVVTGKPPILGGSAGRLEATGRGVVFAIEEAAKTYGIDLTQARVVIQGFGNAGSTAARLLDELGSRIVAVSDSRGGIYNPNGLDIPAVFAFKQQTGSVIGYPEAERVTNEELLELPCDILIPAALEEQITERNAARIRARLIAEAANGPTTPEADRILFDRGIIVLPDIYANAGGVTVSYFEWVQGLQHFYWTEEEVNSRLRAIMTRAFQAIHATAERYHVQLRTAALALAVQRVAEITRLRGIYP